Sequence from the Gadus chalcogrammus isolate NIFS_2021 chromosome 21, NIFS_Gcha_1.0, whole genome shotgun sequence genome:
CCATCTACGGCAACGGATCCATGCGCATCAACCTGCCCGGCACCAACTGCACCGCCTCGGGCTCCGTGTCCCCCCTGCCCATGAACCTGCTGGACTCCCTGACCGTGCACGCCAAGATGAGGTGGGTGTGGGAGGGGCTTCAAAGTACATCCATGTGCTTCAAGTGGTTCTTTAATTCAATTCTCAACTTGTTGCTGATATAGTGACGTTACgacatatttattttctctttcattctctctctctaactaacgccttcttcctttctttctctcttttttttttctttctttctttctttctctttttttctctctctttttctctctctctctctctctctctctctctctctctctctctctctctctctctctctctctctctctctctctctctctctctccatatctctctctctctctctctccatatcgcTCACCTTATTGTCTCTGTGCTTGGGTTTTCCCCATCAGTCTGATCCACAGCATTGCCACTCGTGTGATCAAGCTGGCCCACGCCAAGTCCAGCATCGCCCTGGCCCCGGCCCTGGTGGAGACCTACAGCAGGCTGCTGGTCTACATGGAGATAGAGTCTCTGGGCATCAAGGGTTTCATAAGTCAGTTCACCGGCCGTGTCTCATAACctgacgcatacacacaccgttTAGGTTCAACCGTTATCAATAATAGAATATATTGTACTTCCTCGTATAGAAGTAAAGCAATCTTGaaattattttatcattatGGCGGGTGATAATGTTTGAAACTGTCAGAGCGTTTATCACGCGAGACGCGGCAAAACaaacttctccccagcgtagGTTACGGATTGTGTTTACTCTTGACCGAGTTGTTTTTTCAGTACTACAACTCCCATGATGCCCTCTGATGTGTGCAGGCCAGCTGCTGCCCAACGTGTTCAAGTCCCACGCGTGGGGCATCCTGCACACGCTGCTGGAGATGTTCAGCTACCGGATGCACCACATCCAGCCCCACTACCGCGTCCAGCTGCTGAGCCACCTGCACAGCCTGGCTGCCGTGCCCCAGACCAACCAGAACCAGCTGCACCTCTGGTACTGGAGGGggcgtcgcacacacacacacacacacacacacacacacacacacacacacacacacacacacacacacacacacacacacacacacagggactatCTCGTCCTTGCAGAGAACCTGCTCCATGGATTGTAACttggacctctctctctgtctgcccccAGTGTTGAGAGCACAGCACTGCGGTTGATCACGGCACTGGGCAGCTCTGAGGTGCAGCCCCAGTTCACGCGCTTCCTCAACGACCCCAAGACGGTCCTGTCGGCAGAGTCAGAGGAGCTGAACCGAGCTCTGATCCTCACGCTGGCCAGAGCCACCCACATTACAGGTAGTTACAGCCCTCTGATCCTGGCCAGAGCCACCCACATTACATGTAGTTACAGCCCTCTGATCCTGGCCAGAGCCACCCACATTACAGGTAGTTACAGCCCTCTGATCCTGGCCAGAGCCACCCACATTACAGGTAGTTACAGCCGTCTGATCCTGGCCAGAGCCACCCACATTACAGGTAGTTACAGCCCTGTGATCCTGGCCAGAGCCACCCACATCACAGGTAGTTACAGCCCTCTGATCCTGGCCAGAGCCACCCACATTACAGGTAGTTACAGCCCTCTGATCCTGGCCAGAGCCACCCACATTACAGGTAGTTACAGCCCTCTGATCCTGGCTAGAGCCACCCACATTACAGGTAGTTACAGCCCTCTGATCCTGGCCAGAGCCACCCACATTACAGGTAGTTACAGCCCTGTGATCCTGGCCAGAGCCACCCACATTACAGGTAGTTACAGCCCTCTGATCCTGGCCAGAGCCACCCACATTACAGGTAGTTACAGCCCTCTGATCCTGGCCAGAGCCACCCACATCACAGGTAGTTACAGCCCTCTGATCCTGGCCAGAGCCACCCACATTACAGGTAGTTACTGCCCTCTGATCCTGGCCAGAGCCACCCACATTACAGGTAGTTACAGCCCTCTGATCCGGCCGTCCTCTTTGGTTTTTAACCGTTTCCCATTTATTTGAGTGGCTTGGTCCAGTTTTAGTTAAAGGTAAGATATGCATAATTTCTTAAACACAAACGGAGCTAACCGGATTCCTTCCTCcctttttttccttcctttcttctttccttccttcctccctccctctctcgtcgTTCCTTTCTTCCTCACctctgtccttccttccttatTGATCATAGTGACTGTGGATGActcacatgctgtgtgtgtgcagatttcTTCACAGGCTCTGACTCCATCCAAGGCACCTGGTGCAAAGACATCCTGCAGACCATCATGACCTTCACCCCGCACAACTGggcctcacacacactgtcctgcTTCCCTGCTCccctgcaggtacacacacactcactcactcactatctctctcactcgctcgctcactcactcactcactcactctctcactcactcactcactcactcactcactcactcactcactcactcactcactcactcactcactcactcactcactcactcactcactcactcactcactcactcactcactcacacacactttcgtCCTAACTGATGTGGACTGCTGACTTACACCCAGTCagcatattttttatatttttatttttttaacctttatCTAACCAGGAAAGttccattgagattaaaaaacaatatatcaAAGGAGCCCTGgccaagaaaagaaaaaggccGCAAAAGTTACAGTTACAAGATACAGACACTAATTAAAATGATGTCAAACATGTAAAGGAGGTCGTCTCAAGTGCTCTCGGCCTGGATTTAAAAGCATTCAAACAAATCCGGATTGCTGTAATTCGTCTAACGAATGACCTCCCTCTCGTGCTCACTCTGTCCCAGGCGTTCTTCAAGCAGAACAACGTGCCCCAGGAGTCGCGCTTCAACCTGAAGAAGAACGTGGAGGAGGAGTACCGCAAGTGGAAGTCCATGTCCAACGAGAACGACATCATCACCCACTTCTCCCTGCAGGGCTCGCCGCCCCTCTTCCTGTGTCTGCTGTGGAAGATGCTGCTGGAGACGGACCACATCAACCAGATAGGCTTcaggtgggacacacacacactcttaccaatacacacactcataccaatacacacacttataccaatgcacacactcataccaacacacacacacacacacactcactcacaccctcacgcacacacacacacccccaacgCTCTGTTAATAGGCGTTACATTTACGACAACACGTAGCTACAGGCACTTTTATAtccaaaacacatttgtaccaaactttaatttttttctcGAAAATGTCATTATGTTGTGGTAGATTATAACATTTGGTAATAAATAGTGTGATAACATTTAGTGGTAGTGCAACTGAACAGTCGATGTATAACATTTAGCAGTACTGCAAAGGTACAGTCGATGTATAACATTTAGTGATGATGCAAAACTGCATTAGAGTTGTACCATGTGTTTAGCCGTAGTGCAAAGCTACTATAGATGACGTGTAACATTTCAAAGTCCTTTCTCAATTCCACAGGGACGGCAAACCCCAACTTAAGTGAGTTATAGACTGCTATTAGCGGAAAACACCAATCTGCACAagacacgtacacatacacaagcacatacacatacatgcacacaaacatacacacacgcacatacacacacagggacacagacgaatgagaacacacgcacactgatgCATACTATGtacatataaacacaaaggGGACCTgtactattaaaaaaaataaaaataaaaaggaagaacCTTCTTTTTGGTTTATTTCTATTAAAGAACCTGCCTCCATTGAAAGATTGATACTATTGTGTTGAAAAAGAAATCCCACATCCAatgtaatggtgtgtgtgtgcgtgtgcgtgtgttctttgTCTCAGGGTGCTGGAGCGGATCGGGGCCCGCGCGCTGGTGGCCCACGTGCGCACGTTCGCGGACTTCCTGGTGTACGAGTTCTCCACGTCGGCGGGGGGCCAGCAGCTCAACAAGTGCATCGAGATCCTCAACGACATGGTGTGGAAGTACAACATCGTCACCCTGGACCGACTCATCCTGTGTCTGgtgagactcactcactcactcactcactcataccaatgcacacacaaataccaatacacacacatctcacgCGTCGCTtatcccttcctctttcactgctctcgctctcgctcttgctgttgctctcccctccccctgcaggcgaTGCGCAGCCACGAGGGCAACGAGGCCCAGGTGTGCTACTTCATcatccagctgctgctgctgaagccCAACGACTTCCGGAACCGGGTCAACGACTTTGTCAAGGAGAACGCGCCGGAGCACTGGCTGCAGAACGACTGGCACAGCAAGCACATGAGCTACCACAAGGTGCCCAGTGGTACCAAGCACGCATCCAGACACATCCACAcgcgtcacaaaacacacacacatcacaaacgcacacacatacagcaagCACATGAGCTACCACAAGGTGCCCAGTGGTACCAAGCACGCATCCAGACACATCCACACGCGtcacaaaacacgcacacatcacaaacacacccacatacagcAAGCACATGAGCCACCATAAGGTGCCCTGCAGCACCAAACACGCATCCATACAcgtatatacacacgcacacatcacaagacacacacatcacaaaacatacacacacacacacaggggcgcaCATGGGAAATATAATCGGAAAGCAAACATAgtgttcttgtttttttaagtaGTCAGAAAACTACACTCAACATTCCCTGTAACATTATTCACTATTACATAACGCCATACATTCCCGACACTATTGGTGTAGTCAGTCAGTGCATTTTGCCGTTCTGGGTGCACCGGATTTAAATGTTAGATTGGggtgttcctctctggttcttAACGCAGTCCGTCCTGACTCCCATTCATAGAAATACCCTGAGAAGCTGTACTTCGAGGGTCTGGCCGACCAAGTGAACCCCCCCATGCAGCACACGTCCCAGTACCTGCCCATCTACTTCGGCAACGTGTGTCTGCGCTTCCTGCCCGTGTTCGACATCGTCATCCACCGCTTCCTGGAGCTCATCCCTGTCTCCAAGTCCCTGGAGACCCTGCTGGACCACCTGGGGGGGCTGTACAAGTTCCACGGTGAGCGGGACCTCTTTTAGACAGCGGGGAATAACACCTGGCGGCTACACAAACATGTCTGATGGTGATGAGGGAAGTCCCCAAGACGGTGTTATTCATCctcttaggtgtgtgtgtgtgtgtgtgtgtgtgtgtgtgtgtgtgtgtgtgtgtgtgtgtgtgtgtgtgtgtgtgtgtgttggggattTCATTCATCCGTCTACGTGCGTACGTAGAGGATGTGGTTTTCTGCAGTCTTCACACCAGTAgtgtaatgtgtgtctgtgtctccctcccccctcctgtgtCTCGTGTGTACTCCACCATGCCGGTGTGCGCGGTGCAGACCGCCCGGTGACCTACTTGTACAACACGCTGCACTACTACGAGcggcacctgagagagagaaccagcctGAAGAGGAAGCTGGTGCACGCCATCATGTCTTCACTGAAGGTAGTGCATGTTCAATAATCACAATGCGTTATCTTCAGGGGCCCCTAGTTTGATTTGAACTGCCTCAATGACAGCAATCCTTGATAAAACTAATCTATTTGAAAAATtatataataatgtataacGTATAGTAGTTGCTTAATTACATGGTAATTAACAAGTATTTACTAGGATTGTTATCAAGTGAGTATTATCAGGGTATTCTCGTAGGGGCTAGGGCAGGATAGTCTCTCGTTGGGGCTGGTCCTAACCCTAGCAGTTCTGGGTTAAATGTCTgcaatgtctgcagtctacctgtagccAACCTAAAGCAAGAAACCAAACCCtagcctgctccttaatgacatttaaAACTCACTGTCCAGTCCCTTTGAATGAAGGAATCTGCTGGACGACCAGTAGTAAACTAGTAATGGATGGAGCATAACTCGGGGTCTTGTTCCCTCCAGGACAACCGTACTCCGGGGTGGTGTCTCAGCGAGACCTACATCAAGTTTGGAATGAGCGCCCGAGAGGACAACGTGTGGATCCCAGATGACACTTACTACTGCAAGCTCATTGGACGGCTGGTCGACAATATCCTTTAATACACGCCCAGCTCATTGTCATCGATTGGCCATGTCCTCAAGGCGACTGACGGCTAGTTGTGATGGCCTTAACCAATCTTAAGAAGTGTTAAGAGGTATTGAAGGATTCGATGAGGTAATGGAGCTCCGCTGATATCAATGGTTATAGTGGTAATGCGTAGCTCCAGATCAGCCAGGATTTCTAAGATATTAgagaacaataaataaatgtgagACTTAGGTGACTCACTCCCAAGATTAGAGACAATCAAGAGTTTAGTCAATTTGAATTAAAAATGTGAATAGGTTGAATAGTAGGAGGATATACCCTAATCAGCCTAGTTCATAGCAGTGGGTAAGATTAACGAATGAGGAAGAGAAACTCTGAGCATTAAACCAACGGAGAGTAACTGTGAGGACCGAGGATGAAGCGTGGGACGAAATGCGTACATTCAAAACGCCTCACCAGCAAGTTTAAACAGAATCCTAAATAGAACTTTAAATCCAGCTTTAAACTAATGGAGCAACAGAATATAACTAAATCCAGAAATATTGTTAAAATGTTCACCAGTGACTTCAAGTTTGAGTCTAAacctaagggtgcactcacactaggccatctggccgtggccgttggccgttttcacacctaaccgtgctcaaatggccccattgttctctggcctgcactcacactaggccatctggccatgGCCGTTGCCCGTcccaactgtggcctggccacggtaggctcttgtacatacgtcatcacgtcgtaacacgtcatcaccaagtgtccgctgcatggaccataataaagtctgccgccagtcagagttttaacaacaatggacaacaacacagagaacacaccaacagttgaaccgcttgacgcgatgtttgccgtttaatgggaaagaaagcttgtcgcctttattatgtccatggtcgtcgcatggactatatgTCATCCAGcccaggttgcgtagccgtgcgtgtgcgcgtgtcggctcatttgcatctgtaccgtagcggcccgtaccgtagcagcacacctctcccaagtggccaaattggcctggcctggccagactggccacactcacactggcagatttgagcacggtttggtgtgaaaacggcctgggccacggccagatggcctagtgtgagtgcaccctaaaagTCTAAACCTTAGGTTATAATATAATGTAGGTCCTCAGAAGACCCTGTGATGAAACCTCCTTCCTCGGGGCCCTTCCTTAACCCCTGTTCCACCGATGGCGGGCAAGTCCCCCGGTCCCTTCCCCAACTGTGACTGGAGGTTCAACGAGTTCCCCAACCCGGCCGCCCACGCCCTGCACGTCACCTGTGTGGAGCTGATGGCGCTGACAGTGCCCGGCAAGGACGTAGGCAACGCCCTGCTCAACGTGGTGCTGAGgaggtaggacacacacacctggggacacactctctctctcactcactcgacTCACTCTACACACTCTCTCAAcctgacacactctcactctctcgctcaacTCGAACAAAAATATAGACTTGAACCAAGAAAAGGCGCCCTTTGTGTTACAGCGTGCAGCGTGAAGGTGTATTGCACCGGTCTAGTTGTTGTGGGTTTGGGGACAGGAGCACACTGCAGTAGGTGTTGTCTGGTCCCTGAGTCCCTGTGCTTCTCTGTGCCTCTCAGTCAGCCTCTGGTTCCCCGAGAGAACATCACAGCCTGGATGAACGCCATCGGACTGGTGATCACCGCCTTGCCTGTAAGActgagacacacatgcacacacgcacacacacacacacacacccgacactCTCAAAACAAACGCATGAcatccctcagtctctctctctatacctaATGCTCTCTAGACTTAGTTAGTTAATAGATATGAACAAATGCATTCTGGGTTAATCCAGTGAATACTAAAGTGTGCGAGTAACTGGATGAAAAAGCCCAGGGTCACCAGCCGCAACCAAACCCTcacacctttacacacacagctggcGGGGGCTCCCCTCCAGCATCGGCTGAGAGAGGGTCCGGAAGTGTAgcacaggctcctcctcctcctcttacttGACGTCATGGAATGGGAACGTCTGGGAAGCAGggtgacctccagcctcacctCACCTGTCCGTATTctcctcgacccccccccccccccccccccccccaggaaccCTACTGGATCGTCCTCCACGACCGCATCGTCTCGGTGATGGGCTCCCCCACGCTGACGACGGAGACGGCGTGGGCGGGCTGCCCCTTCGCTCTGCTGGACTTCACGGCCTGCCACCAGAGCTACAGCGAGATGAACTGCAGCTACGTGCTGGCGCTGGCACACGCCGTCTGGCACCACTCGTCCATCGGACAGCTCTCGCTCATTCCCAAGTGAgaagcacgcacgcgcacacgcacacacgtaccctTTAATTGAATCAcacgtgggcgtgtccacccagatgcatGTCTGCGTAGTTCACACCTGCCAGGTGGTACAGCTCACTGGGTAGGCTTGTAGAAATAGCGGGACCCTTTAATTGTGGCCCTCACGCATACAgagattctatgccgaacatCATATCTTTCGTTTGAAAAAATGTGAATTCTAATATCTGATTGATATTATATTGATAatgtaattgtttgtgtgtgtgtgtgtgtgtgtgtgtgtgtgtgtgtgtgtgtgtgtgtgtgtgtgtgtgtgtgtgtgtgtgtgtgtgtgtgtgtgtgtgtgtgtgtgtgtgtgtgtgtcaaggtttCTGTCAGAGACGCTGAAGCCCGTGGTCCAGACGGAGTTCCAGCTGCTGTATGTGTACCACCTGGTGGGGCCCTTCCTGCAGCGCTTCCAACAGGAGAGGACGCGCTGCATGCTGGAGgtggggccacacacacacacagcctacatAGACTCCTGTTGCTGAGCATCACTTCGGTCgggctaatgtgtgtgtgtgtgtgtgtgtgtgtgtgtgcagattggCGTGGCGTTCTACGAGATGCTGCAGGCGGTGGATCAACACAGTCAACACCTCCACTTCATGGACCCCATCTGTGACTTCCTCTATCACATCAAATACATGTACACGGGAGACAGCGTCAAGGAGCAGGTGAGGGTGGTTTTCCGAAGGTTACGCAAAGCAGGACACGTATAATACTGCCGCAAACCATGTGTAAACTAATAAAATCGATGTAACATACGCCTTAAATTTATATAGTATTTGGAAAAATATAATCACGATGATTAGTATGTGTATCGAAACTGAAATCTAAAATCATGGTATTTAGTCTTTGAATCATAttgaggagaaaaaaataagcCATATTTAATGTTAAGAATCTATAATAAATTTGGAACAAATTTGCAACATTTCATCTGTGAATATGTATAATGTTGGAAGAATGTAATCGCGATCCGTAGTATTCTAATTTTTATGACCCAACCCTACTTCGAAATAATGCATATGACTAAGTCCTGATCGATGTTAATCACCTCACATTTTGACCTGCTTACTACTGGATAATTACTGCACTAATGCAGTGATGACCTGAGTGGTAAGATGAATTACGGTGACCTGCCAAAACATGCCCTGAAGGTTGCTAAACCTTCACCGTGTGCTGCCATTCGGCAGACCATGGCGCTGCCGAGAGAAACGGGTCACTCTCCTGACCTCAGATCAGGATAGTGTCACACGGCTAGGCCTCTGGTACATTGACGAAGGCTTGGGACTAATCCGTGTCtatgcccctcccccctcaggtgGAGAAGATCATCATGACTCTGCGTCCGGCCATGAAGCTCCGCCTCCGCTTCATCACCCACAGCAGCAAGATCGAGACGTCTTCGGCTgcaccgccctcctcctcctcctcctcctccaccaccaccacgtcctccgcctccgcccagcctccaacctcctccatctctgtctcctccccctcatccacGCAGCACACTCCTATGTCAGTAGGCTAGGGAGCGgtggacacacgcgcacagagaaGGGGCGTTCTGtacataaaatacacaaatgTGCTCTCAAGCCACAATCATTTTTTACTgaattgtttttagtttttccaTCATGACTGAaatgaacaaacaaaaacaaaataggaAATTCTCCTttgttaaatacaaataaaacgtCAGTAAAAGGTGGTCACCGTGACCAAAGCAATTTGAAGTTGGAATGTCTTATAGACTCATGCATATACTGTAGTCCTGGTGAAGTAGCCAAGTACTGGGTTTCTCATCTTCATGGAATGGAATGACGGAATGAGATCTAGTGATCGATCATGACATTGTGTCAGTGGCCTTAATCATTAATTGCGTATCATGCAGCAAATATTCAGTATCATGAATTCATTGTTTTAAGTCCTTTTGTAATATGTTACATTTCCATAAGGTATGCCTTCCGTACGCAAAATAAATTGATTTTCGTAATTTTGTATGAGCTGTCCCGTGTCATTGTACAACCAATTTGTAGATAAATCATTGACCtttcataataaaaataaatatcaattcATAGGCGTTTGGTCCTGAAGCTGTAGGCTTCAGTACTGCAGGAACATAATGCTGGCTGAGCGCCAATAATCCAAGGACTTTGCCCTCAACGAATAGTGCGTGGCTTCGCTTCACTTTAACAGACGGAACACGAAACGGTTAGTCAGCAGAGTTGCCGACACAGGCCGAGATATAAGGGCGGAGAGAAGAGTAAGTGTTGCTTATTTCAAATCTATGGGTATTCTGTTTGCCCTTTTGATGCAATATGGGatgtttatatatctatatctatatagatatatatacattctTTATATATGTTTGTTCGTTTGGGTGCCCAATGCGAATGTTCTTTATACAAGGTTTATGCTTGGAGTATCATGCTAAgaacattattattttcatgtttATCTATGCTCCTTTCAGTTTAAAGTGCTTCAAATGATTGCTTAAATTAAGTTTTATTCAGCTCACCTTGCGTCACATCTGGAACCTGGTACTGATCCTTCTGGGATCCCATCTTTGGGTGTTTCTGAAATTAAGGACAATGTacaaattattttattcaatTGAGAGATACTTAGGGGTCGACAGTAACGCTTGCCCgcttgcccgcttgcccggggcaagtgGATTTCTGAGGGTTTTTTTCGGTTGTAATTCCGGcaaaaattgaacccagggtcttttcCGGCATGGAGACCcataaaataagccctccagacacTTTCTTTCGTTGATAATCGAGTATAGAGCTTGCCCGCGAATGCCCGGAGCATGGTAACCGCCcaaatggcttccatgttattggctaggTGCAGTGTGAACTTTTCCAAATCCAcatttttaaccactaatattgctcaaaatagcaccaaacctctgcagaagcatgactagggtccctacacataaaacaaagcatcaacaacttagttagcGTACCGGGAGTTAATTAAGAAAGACTGTTTTCGAAGTCTATGCCTTACCGGTAGGTAAGGCATACcataaataatatttaataGAGGCGCCAATAAGTTGAAAAAGGGGAAGATTGTTTAGTACATTTTTTGGGCaactctattatattatttacagtAGCCGGTAATCGACTTGTGTGATCAACTGGCCCACACAATCTAATTGAAACTCATTGAGATTGTGAATCTTAACCAGATATCATTGATAGGCGGATGATGAAACGTAATTTTAATCTTTAGTGGTTTCGTTGTTTCAGGCTAGGTATGACTCAGACAGTGGTAAAAGTTCATCAAGTGGTTTATTACGGGTCCGGACCCAGGCCATTGTCCAACCTATCTGGACCCAGACCAATAACGGCTGAATTATTACATTTTGACGGAGTGGTTGTAGTTTTACTGGATAAAGTTATTTTGTAGCCATTACTGGCCTTGTTTAGCAGCCCGTGAATCTCCTCAGGGACCAATTATCGTTGATCATCTCACATGATGCTTCTAAGCCAATCTCTGTTCAAAAGCGGTATGTCTCATATATTCCGAGACCTTGGTGATTGTATATGTTGACCATGATAGGCTCTACATAGAGCTGCCAGCAGCAAGAAAGAGATAATGGATGTCAAAGCTGGTCAAATGTGACAATGTGTTGAGTTGTTAAAACAATTTGTTGAGACTGTTAAAATGTGAAACTAAAAACTCTAGcaattatcttattttattttattattctaaATTAAGAATTCTATCTTAAGATGCACATGTTTTCAGAGCTCTAGCTGTTAGGCCTTTTATTAGGTGAGCGCTctatgcagcgctcaactattggtAGTTGAGtcctgcatgcagcgctcaactattatTCTTCTTAAGTTTTATGCTTTCTTTCTTCATTATTATTCTCTagaaactttgggacctatctccttccatAATTTTTCAGCAAGAGACTCCATTCCAATCTGGACCTCTTAGAATTTTTATTGAATGCCCCTGTAATATACCTAAAGCAGTCCTGTCATCTGAGCGTGTCTATCAAGATGGCTGAATCCATCGTACCTAGTGAAAATGTCCTAAGGACTGGCAGTACCCCGTCTCCACAAGAAaggtatgtaaatatatatgtattcttCAATGATTTATCACAGTTATCCCTTATTCCTTGTTTCCATAtaggtaaaaaaaatgtttttggtttCCCTTTGTATCTCACCGGTGTTGTTAAAAATGCAGTTTGGAGAAAACACAGGAAATCAACTTCCTGCCCATGACCAGTGGCCGGTCCTCAGACTCTCATGACTTAAGGGGAACAGAAGACTCCACTGACCAAAGGTTGTAAATCTTGGAAACACGAACCCATTGGTTTTAGTTTGTAACATTGTATCAGTGATGATAGGACATCGTATCTTGTGTGATGCCTTAGGACGGAGGGATCCGAACCGTCTGTGATCAGccgtgtctccatgaagagtgaccattCAATGGATGTTCCGCTAAAATTCAAGAATAATGTTCGCAACAAAAAAGAATTAAGCAGTGCCTTGGATCGGAAGTTAGTGGATACCGAAGAATATAGTAAGACGATTTGTTTGTGACTCATCTTGTTTTGAATGCTCAACAGCCTAAATCTAAATTTCAAAGTTGCTTCCACTCTAGGCTAACTAGGCTAactctgcttttagttttttttaagtttgaatATAAAGCAAAGATAAAAATATTTAGTATATAGATATACTGCATGATGCAGGACACACATCGCCAGTTTTTTTGTGTAAAACcttttatgtataatatataactatttaTTGACCCGTTATGTTGCCTCAGGTGAAGTTGCTGTTAACAGCCAAAGTGCATATAAAAGCTTTCTAAAGAGGAAGCTTCAAAATG
This genomic interval carries:
- the med23 gene encoding mediator of RNA polymerase II transcription subunit 23 isoform X2 encodes the protein MALSMETQLQSIFEDVVKTEMIEEAFAGMFMDTPEDERTKLISCLGAFRQYWGTLPQESHDQCVQWIVRFTHSQHSPKRISFLYDCLAMAVETSLLPPRMVCVALISSDSLEWERSQLWALTFKLIRKIIGGVDYKGVRDLLKAVLDKIQSIPTTVSSAVVQQLLVAREVVEYILDRNACLLPAYFAITEIRKLYPEGQLSHWLLGSLISDFVDSFRPTSRINSICGRCSLLPVVNNSGAICNSWKLDPNTLRFPLRGMLPYDKDLFEPQTGLLRYVLEQPYSREMVCNMLGLNKQHKQRCPVLEEQLVDLVVYAMERSETEEHFDADVGGTSQLLWQHLSSQLIFFVLFQFASFPHMVLSLHQKLAGRGLIKGRDHLMWVLLQFISGSIQKNALADFLPVMKLFDLLYPEKECIPVPDINKPQSTHSFAMTCIWIHLNRKAQNDNSKLQIPIPHSLKLHHEFLQQSLRNKSLGMLDYKIALLCNAYSTNSECFTLPMGVLVETIYGNGSMRINLPGTNCTASGSVSPLPMNLLDSLTVHAKMSLIHSIATRVIKLAHAKSSIALAPALVETYSRLLVYMEIESLGIKGFISQLLPNVFKSHAWGILHTLLEMFSYRMHHIQPHYRVQLLSHLHSLAAVPQTNQNQLHLCVESTALRLITALGSSEVQPQFTRFLNDPKTVLSAESEELNRALILTLARATHITDFFTGSDSIQGTWCKDILQTIMTFTPHNWASHTLSCFPAPLQAFFKQNNVPQESRFNLKKNVEEEYRKWKSMSNENDIITHFSLQGSPPLFLCLLWKMLLETDHINQIGFRDGKPQLKVLERIGARALVAHVRTFADFLVYEFSTSAGGQQLNKCIEILNDMVWKYNIVTLDRLILCLAMRSHEGNEAQVCYFIIQLLLLKPNDFRNRVNDFVKENAPEHWLQNDWHSKHMSYHKKYPEKLYFEGLADQVNPPMQHTSQYLPIYFGNVCLRFLPVFDIVIHRFLELIPVSKSLETLLDHLGGLYKFHDRPVTYLYNTLHYYERHLRERTSLKRKLVHAIMSSLKDNRTPGWCLSETYIKFGMSAREDNVWIPDDTYYCKLIGRLVDTMAGKSPGPFPNCDWRFNEFPNPAAHALHVTCVELMALTVPGKDVGNALLNVVLRSQPLVPRENITAWMNAIGLVITALPEPYWIVLHDRIVSVMGSPTLTTETAWAGCPFALLDFTACHQSYSEMNCSYVLALAHAVWHHSSIGQLSLIPKFLSETLKPVVQTEFQLLYVYHLVGPFLQRFQQERTRCMLEIGVAFYEMLQAVDQHSQHLHFMDPICDFLYHIKYMYTGDSVKEQVEKIIMTLRPAMKLRLRFITHSSKIETSSAAPPSSSSSSSTTTTSSASAQPPTSSISVSSPSSTQHTPMSVG